From Medicago truncatula cultivar Jemalong A17 chromosome 7, MtrunA17r5.0-ANR, whole genome shotgun sequence, a single genomic window includes:
- the LOC11443881 gene encoding uncharacterized protein, with protein MAETLKIVYIVILLVSLCLVVVDGISIYVRCASTNECYTTFKFAPLGSMRCVEGYCKHLKDFKVKTPLQIKEITPLLLHFP; from the exons atgGCTGAAACTCTCAAAATTGTTTATATTGTGATCCTTTTGGTTTCCCTAtgtcttgttgttgttgacggCATATCGATTTATG TGCGATGCGCAAGTACTAACGAGTGTTATACAACATTTAAGTTTGCTCCTCTAGGAAGTATGAGGTGCGTTGAAGGTTATTGTAAACACCTCAAAGATTTTAAG gtgaagaCTCCTTTACAGATAAAAGAAATCACgcctcttcttcttcattttccttAA